A window of Acidimicrobiales bacterium genomic DNA:
GGACGGGGACCCTGATCTCCTCCAGCCGGAACCCCCAGTCTCTCGAGAACACCTGGAAGTCCTGGGCCGATGCCTTGGCACTGGTAGCCGCCGCCCGCCGGGCCTCCTGGAGGAACATGTGGCGCACCTCTGGGCGACTGACGATCTCGGCGTCGGGGCCGGGCATCTGCTTGGTCATCATCCGCAATGTCGACTCGGGCCAACGCCGTTGTACACGCGTCATCAGCCCGAAGACGGCTTCGAGCGGCCAGGTGGACCGCCGGCCCATCTTGGTGATGAGTACGTTGGCCCGCATCATCCCTTCCTCCGCTCCGGGTGCGGCCAGTGGGCTCACGCCGCTCAGCACCCCGGCCACAGCCACCCGATCGGGCATGAGGGCAGCGCACGCCAGGGAGTGTGGCCCTCCTCCGGAGATGCCGACGACCCCGAATCGCTCGATCCCGAGGTGATCGGCCAACTCCCGGACGTCGTCCGGCCACTCCGCCAACGTACGGCCCGGCTTGTAGGTGCTGTGGCCGTATCCCGGGCGGTCGACCGAGATCAGCCTGACCCCCGCCATCCGCACCGGCTGCTCGTCGACGACGAGCTGGAACCGGCTTCCGGGCGTTCCGTGGAATCCGAGGACGGGCTTGCCCGCTGGATCGCCCAACTCGAGCCACGCCAGCTCGCGCCCGTCGGACAGGTCCATGACCCTGGTGTCCTGCACGACGCCCGAACCTACTCCGGTCGCCTGCCTCGTAGACCGGTGACGCTCACGACCGGGCCCGGGCGCTGGCGTGGTCGGGATAGCCCGGACGTCGACGATCTGGGCGTCGTCGACCGTGAAGACCTGGTAGATGTGCTGCGGGGCCGCTGGGCGGGCACCCTCGGCTCGCAACGACACCGAGAGCTCGAGCACCACGGAGTCGTCGTCGACCTCCACACTCTGCACCGTGGGCATGGTCCCGTCCGCGAGCAACCCGCGGTACGACCAGCTGGGCGGCGGCCAATCCGATCCGATCCAGGCGTGGCGACGGGTGATGCCGGGCGAAGCGCTCGGCCGCCTCCGGGCCACCCCGGCGGGCCGCATCCCGCAGCTCCTTGGCCTGGCGGCGCAGCTGGCCCAGGTCGGGCCGTTCGGGAAGCGAAGTGGACATCGGCGTCTCCCTCCCACGGCTCCGGTCCGCAGATCAGGCCGAGGAAGAGGCCACAGCCTTCCGACCTGGTGCTCGGAGGTGGACTCCGTCCTTCCCGCGGACCCGGTGGCGCCCGTGCGAGTCGGCGCCGACGACGAACACTTCCGCCAGGGTCGAGGTCATGCGCACCACCTGAAATCGGAGGGGATGGGAGCCGGCGTCACCGGGATCAACTGCCGATCACAGCCGGTACAGCTTGGCGGCGTTGTCTCCCATGATCTTCCGGGCGCTCGACGGTCGCAGCGTTGCCATCTTCTCCGCCACGTAGCCGAGCGGGTCGGGATACAGGCAGGTGGGGTGGGGGAAGTCCGTCTCGAAGAGGATGTTGTCCTCCCCCACCTTGTCCACCAGGCCCTGGACGTCCCCCTGGGCCCGCTCGAACCAGAAGGTGGCGTACCAGTGCTCCGCGAAGTACTCCGAGGGCTTGCGCTTGAGCTGGCGGAACTGCTCCGGAGCGTTCTCCTCCAACTCGTAGTCCATGGTCTCGAGGATGAACGGCACCCAGCCGATCCCACTCTCGACCGACACCAGCTTGAGCCCGGGATGACGGTCCAGTAGGCCACTGAAGATGATGTTGATCACGACCCGGGCGTTGTTGATGAACAGCATCGATCCGCCCACAGCCGGCTTCACGTACTCGTGCTGGGACTCCCAGAAGTAGTTGCCGTAGAACGTCATGGCCGTATGGCTGGCCCCGATATGGAAGTGCACGGGCAGATGGAGGGCATCGCAGGCCTGCCAGAAGGGGTCCCACGCCGGGTTGGCCAGATCGGGTGCCCCCAGGTCCTGGGGATCGGAGGTCATGTTGACGCCGCGCATCCCCAACCCGGCCACCCGCTCGGCTTCCTTCACGCACGCGCCCACGTCCCACGCCGGCATGACGGGCATCGGCAGAAAACGGTTCCCGGACTCCGCCTGCATGTCGGCCATGGCGTCGTTGTAGATCTCGATGCACATCTGGCGCAGGACCGGGTCAATGACGCCGCTCGAGAGGTCCTGGCCGCCGAGCCCGATGGTGTTGGGGAAGATCACCTGGGCGTGGATGCCGCACTGATCCATCACCTCGAGGCGGTCCTTGGCGTTCCAAGCACCCGGGTGGACCAGCTCGATGGGCCATTCGAGCGACTCGACGAACGGGGACTTTCCACCCTCCGGGTCCACGACGCCGCCGCCGCCTGCGAACTTGAGCACGGTCCCGTCGACCACCCAGTTCGGCTGTCCGTCGACCTGCTCGACATGGGGCACGCGGTCCTTGTAGGCGGCGGGAGCGCGGCTGGTCCACAGGTCGTGCCGCTCGGTCATGTGGGTATCGGCGTCGACCACCCGCACGTCTTCCAGCCAGGTCGCCCTCGTAGCCATGCCGGCACCCCTCCCTGCCCCGCGGTCCACCCTGTGTCGGGCCAGCGTAGCCAGCCGGGGCTCGGGACGGCCTGGGTAACCTCCCGCCGCAGCAAGGGGGGAAGATGCAACTGCGCCTGCCGGCGTCGAATCAGAACGTGGCCGCGGTGTTCGGCGCCCTCCTGCTCGCGCAGATCCTGTCGGGGCTCGACACGATCATCCTGGTGACCGCCCTGCCCACGATCGTCGGGGACCTGGGAGGCCTCAAGGACCTGTCCTGGGTGATCACCATCTACCTGCTCACGTCGACGGCTGTGGCCCCGTTGGCCGGGAAGCTGTCCGACATGATGGGCCGCAAGGCCCTCTTCCAGCTCTCGCTGGTCGTGTTCCTGGTCGGCTCCGCCCTCTCCGGTCAGTCCCGGTCGCTGCTGGAGCTGATCCTGTTCCGGGGCATCCAGGGGATCGGCGGAGGGGGCCTGGGGGTGCTGGGCCGGACCATCGTGGCCGACATCGTTCCGGGGCGGCAGTTGGGGCGGCTCCAGGGGATCCTGACGTCGAGCTTCGCCATCTCGAGTGTGGCCGGACCGCTGGTCGGCGGCCTGCTGGTGGACCACGCCTCCTGGCGTTGGATCTTCTACATCAACATGCCTATCGGCATTCTGGCCCTGGTGGTGGTCGGCGTGACCCTGGACCTCCCCCGCAACCCGCGGCGAGTCCAGGTCGACTACGCCGGCTCGGTGCTGATGACGGCGTCGATGTCCTGTCTGCTCCTGGCCACCACGTGGGCGGGGATCCGCTTCGGGTGGGGGTCGGCTCCGATCGTCGGCTTGCTGGCCGGGGGGTGCGCCCTGGCGGCCGCCTTCGTCCTGGTCGAGGCCCGCACCGGAGAAGCCGTCCTGCCGGTGCACCTGTTCAGGAACCGGGTCTTCGCGGTGGCCTCGGCGTCCGGGTTGGTCCTCGGGATGGCCATGTTCGGGCCGTGGACCGTCATGCCGATCTTCCTCCAGGTGGTCACGGGGGCAAGCGCCACCAACTCGGGAGTGCTCCTACTGCCCCTCCTGATCTCGTTCACCGTCTCGTCGGTGGCCACCGGTTTTCTGATCACCCGGTACGGCCGTTACCGCGTGTTCCCCATTGCCGGCACCGCCCTGATGGTCGTCGGGCTCACGCTGTACACGCGGATGGGGATCTCGACCTCCCGGTTGGAGGCGTCCGTCTACATGCTGGTGGTAGGCGTCGGGATCGGGCTCATGCTCGAGGTCCTGACGATCGCCGTTCAGAACTCCATCCACCCTCGGGACCTCGGGGCCGCCACCGCCGGAGTCGGGCTGTTCAACTCGCTCGGCGGGGCGTTCGGTACGGCGGTCTACCTGTCGATCCTCAACGGGGCCATGGCCCACTGGCTTCCCCGGCTCGTCCCCCGGTCGGTCCACCTGGCCGCGGGAGTGCTCCAGGGCAGCCCCACGGGGATCCGGGCCCTGGCCCCGGGCGTGCGCCACGGGGTGGTCGAGGCCTTTGCCCGGTCCCTCCACACCGTGTTCGTCTGGGTGGTTCCGCTGGGAGTGGTGGGCCTGTTGATGGTGATCTTCCTCCCTGAGGTCCCGCTCCGGGAGCAGTCCGCCTCGGAGCTGCTGGCGGCGGAGGGGGCCGGGATCGACGGTCTGCATCCCGACACGAGATCGGCCTGATCGGGCCGGGCGGCGGGGATCAGCCGGGAACGGCGCGGTCCGCCCACTCCAGCAGCTGAGGTACCAGGAGGGGCCAGCGGATGAACAGCGAATCCCCCGACGCTCCTCGCTCGTTCCATTCGTTGTCCCCCCAGGGGGGTTCGACCAGCTGGGCCGTCGGTACGGCGGCGGCTACCGCCTCGGAGGTGGCCCGCGTGTGGTGGACGTCGGTGGTGCCACTGCGGAACACCAGAGTCGGTACCGCGATCCCACCGGCGGCCGACTTGGCCAGGCCCGGAACCACCTCGTCCGGGCGGGGGTAGTAGACGAGCATCCACCGTTCCAGCGTGGCGATGAACTCTCGTGGATCCTGCTCCAGAAGACGCTGGCGGTTGCCCGGATTGCGCTCGATGACCTCCTGCCACTCGGGCAGGTCCACGACCGCCTCCATCCCCTTCTGCCAGGCCGTGGCGATCGAGTTCCCGCAGTAGTGGACTCCCAGGCTCATCAGCCCGAAGGGCCCACCGCTGATCCACCACACCGCCAGTCCGCTCGCCACCTCGGGATGGCGGGCCCCGGCCAGGAGCGACACTCGGGAACCACCCGACCCCCCGATCACCACCGCCGGGGCCAGGCCCAGCTGGCGCAGCAGGCCGGCCAGGGCGTCGGCCTGGACATCGGACTCCGAGGCCCCCGTGACGCAGATGTCGGAGGCGCCACAGTTGGGCCGGTCCCAGATGACCACCTGCCTGCCGTGCTCCGCCAGGGCCTGGGCCATCTCCCGCACCCCGGGGTAGTCCTTGCTGAACCGGCCCCCAGGCGTGATCACCCAGGGCTGCCCGGCGTCGCCGATCACCTCGTAGGCGATGGAAAGGCCGTCCACCCGTGCCACCGGCATGCCTACCTCCTTACCGAGTCTGGGGAAATCCGAGATCGATGGCGCTGGTCGACGGATCGGGCCAGCGCGACGTCACAACCTTGGGCCGGGTGTAGAAACGCACGCCTTCGGGGCCGTACATGCTGATGTCACCGAAGAGTGACGCCTTCCACCCCCCGAAGGAGTGGAAGCCGACCGGGACCGGGATGGGGACGTTGATCCCGACCATCCCGACCTCGACGTCGACCTCGAACCGCCGGGCCACGCCTCCATCGCGGGTGAACAGGGCCACCCCGTTGCCATACGGGTTGGAGTTCACGAGGGACACCGCCTCGTCGTACGTGCCCACCCGGACGACGCCGAGCACCGGCCCGAAGACCTCGTCGTCGTAGACCTTCATGCCCGGCCTCACCTCGTCCAGTAGGGAGCACCCGAGGAAGAACCCGTCGGCCCGCCCCTGGCGCCCGTCCACCACTATGCGGGCGCCCTCGGACTCCGCCCCGTCAACGTACGACCGCACCCGCTCGCGGTGCTCACCGCTGATGAGCGGACCCATCTGCGAGTCCGGATCGGTGCCCGGCCCGACCACCACCGAGGGGATGCGCGAAGCGATGGCCTCGACGAGAGGGTCGGCAGCCGCCCCGACCGCGACCACGGCGGAGATCGCCATGCAGCGTTCCCCCGCCGATCCGTAGCCGGCGGAGACGGCGGCGTCGGCGGCCGCGTCGATGTCGGCATCGGGCAGCACGACCATGTGGTTCTTGGCTCCTCCGAGGGCCTGGACGCGCTTCCCGTGCCGGGTGGCCGTCTCGTAGATGTGGCGGGCCACGGGTGTGCTGCCGACGAACGACACCGCCGCGATCCCCGGGTCCGCCAGTATCGCCTCGACCGCCTCCCGGTCGCCCTGCACGACGTTGAAGACCCCATCGGGGATGCCGGCCTCCTGGACGAGCTCGGCCAGCCGCACGGACGCTGACGGATCCTTCTCCGACGGCTTGAGGATGAAGCTGTTGCCACAGGCGATGGCGTTGGCCGCCATCCACAGCGGAACCATGACCGGGAAGTTGAACGGCGTGATACCGGCCACCACACCCAAGGGCTGAAGGACCGTATGCACGTCGACGCCCGTCGATACCTCACTCGAGTGACCGCCCTTCAACAGGTGGGGGATGCCGCAGGCGAACTCGACATTCTCGAGACCCCGGGCCACCTCTCCCGCGGCGTCGCTCAGAACCTTCCCGTGCTCGGCAGTGACCAGCGCCGCCAGCTCGCTCCGGTTGGCGTCGAGCAGCTCGCGCAGCCGGAACATGGCCGCCGCCCGGGCTGTCAGAGGCACGGCGCGCCACTCGACGGCCGCCGCCGCCGCCGTTGCCACCGCGGCACCCACCTCGCGGGCGGAGGCGAAGCGGACCTCGGCCGCCTTTACCCCCGCGGCCGGGTCGTAGACCGGACCGGAGCGACCCGAGCCGCCCGGGACCTCCTTGCCGCCGATCCAGTGGTTGATGGTCTTCATGGGCGTCGATCCTGCCAAACGGACGGCCTCCGGGTCGGCCCGGCACCGGGCGGCGCACGGGTACGGTCCCCCGGTATGCGCCTGGGGGTGGTGATCCTGCCGGAGCAGCCGTGGGAGCAGGCGGCGGAGCTGTGGCGGGCGGCGGAGGAGATGGGTTTCTCGCACGCCTGGACCTACGACCACCTGGCGTGGGCGGGGCTGCGCGACGAGCCCTGGTTCGGCGCCGTACCGGTGCTGACCGCCGCCGCCACGGTCACCTCCCGGATCCGATTGGGTCCTCTGGTCGCCTCGCCGAACTTCCGCCATCCGGTGTCGTTGGCCCGGGAGGTCCTCGCCGTCGACGACATCTCCGCCGGACGCCTCACCCTGGGCATCGGGGCGGGTGGGCTGGGATGGGACGCCGCCATCCTCGGCGGTCCGGCCTGGAATCTCGACGAGCGCCTCTCGCGATTCGAGGAGTTCGTGACCCTGCTCGACCGCGTCCTCGTCGAGCGGGAGACCAGCTTCCAGGGCCGTTACTACCGGGTCGAGGAGGCCCGGTCGTACCCCGGGTGCCGGCAACGCCCCCGCGTCCCCTTCGCCCTGGCGGGCACCGGCCCCCGGGGCATGCGCACCGTCGCCCGCTTCGGCCAGGCCTGGGTGACCACCGGACCCCGGGGAGTCGACCGCCCCCTCGGCGCGACCGCCGGCGCCCGGGTGGTCGGAGAGCAACTGGCTCTCCTCGCCTCGGCCTGCGAGGAGGTCGGCCGGCCGGAGGGGGTGCCGGAGAGGGTGGTCCTGGCCGGCCCCGGGCTGGATCAGGGCCTGGCGTCACCCCAGCAGCTGACCGACACCCTGGGCACCTACGCCGCCGTCGGCGTCACCGACTTCGTCGTCCACTGGCCCCGCTCCTCTGAGCCCTACCGCGGCGACCGAGACCACTTCGAGAGGGTGATCAGCTCCGTTTCCTCCGGGAGCTGAGCCGGCGTCGGCCGGTACCGCACCGGCGGTGAGGCGGACAACGGAGAGCGAAAAGCCCTCGGGAGCGCAATCTCTTCGTCCGTTTGGGTCGTACCGATGGCCACGATGCGAACGGCGAGGCCTCCATCTCAGATCGCGCTGTGACGCGGCCGGCCCGAGAGCGTTGGCAAGGTGATGGCCCGGCGCGCCCTGACATCCGGCCTCTGGTCGACGCCGCCCGAGAGGGGGACGCGGCGGCCTGGGAGGAGCTCTACGTGTGCCTCTATCCGCGCCTTCTCGGGTATGCCCGCCGGGAGCTCGATCATGAGTCGGCCCGGGATGCCGTCTCCGAGGCGATGGTGCGGGCGGCCACGGCTCTGTCCCGGTTCTCCTGGAGGGGCGCCGGATTCGAGGCATGGGTGTTCCGGATACTGCGGCACGTCCTCGTCGACGTGCACCGCGGAAGTGGTCGTCAGCGGCGCCTCGAGGCCAGGAGCCACCGCGAGGTCCCGGGGCCGGAGGCGGACGACGCTCTCATCGCCGACGAGGAGGCGCGCCTGGTCCGCAGCGCCTTCGCCAGTCTGGGCCCGGCGGACCAGGAGCTGCTCCATCTGCGTGTCGTGGCCGGTCTGAGCGCCGAAGAGGTGGGCCACATCCTCGGCAAGCGCCCGGGGGCCGTGCGCATGGCCCAGTCCCGCTCTCTCGAGCGGCTGCGGGCGGCGCTGGGGGAAGAGGGGCAGTGGGCGTGAACGACCTGTCCGATCGGGAGCTCACCGGGCTGCTGCGGGGTTCCCTGGCCGAGCCGGCGGGGTCTCCGACTCCGGGAGAGCTGGTGGCGCTGCGAAGCAGCTATGCCGAGTCGCGCCGGACCCGGCGCGGCGTGAGGTGGCAGCTGCTGCGACCGGTCCCGGTCTTCGCCGCCGCCGTCATCGGACTCGGCACCTCGACGGCCGCCGCGGCCGCCGCCGGCGTCGCCTTGCCGGCACCGATCCGGGCGGCAGCCGTGGCCGTCGGTCTGCCCGTCGACGACTCCGCCGTAGCCGCGGCCCGGTCGCAGATGGACGATCTGCGCCGGGCGCTGGAGCAGCGGGACGCCCGGGAGCTCTCCACTGGCTCGGTGGCTCTGCGCGGGGACCTGGCCCACATGCCGGCGGACGACCGGGCTGAGTTGTCGGGGAGCGCCACGGCGCTTCTGGCGGGCGCAGAGCGGGAGTTGAGGGCACCCTCCGAGGGAAGGGCGGGAGGTGCGGGGACCGGGTCTCCGTCCGCCGGTCACGAGCGCCCCAAGGGAGACCTGTCCGGTTCCGGCGGGCGCGACTCCGGATCGGTTTCAGGTGATGGAGATCGCAGCGGTGGAGGCGACGGAGGCGGGTCGGTGCGCGGGGGCGGTGGGTCGGACGGGTCGGCTCCTTCCGGGTCGGACGGGTCGGACGGGTCGGACGGGTCGGATAACGGGACCGGCAACGGTGTCCCGACCGGCTCCGACGGCGGGAACTCGTCGAGCTCGACGGCCACAACCACCGTGTCGTCGTCGGGCGGTCCAGGCGGATCGCAGACGGGTGGCGCCGACGGTGGATCAGGAGGATCCGACGGCGGATCGAGCGGCGTGTCCACCAGCGGATCGGACGGCGGATCGGGTGGGGTGTCCACCGACGGAGGATCGGGCAGCACCGACGGGGGCGGGTCCGGAGGCGGGAGCGGCTCGACGAGCGGTTCGGACGGTGGCAGCTCGGACGGTTCTTCCGGAGGATGAAGCCCGGAGTCGTGACGCGCAGCTGTCGGCGTCGTTAGCACTACGACATCACTCCTGAAAGGGGATCGTCTTGAGACTTCGCACTGCATCGGCCGCCGCCGCAGCCGTTCTCGGCCTGGCCGTCACGGCACCCGTGGCGGCTCTGGCCGACTCCTCACCCAGCGCCGCGCCCACCGTGACGCAGAGCCCGTCGACCTTCACGGTCGACCTCCCCGGCGTGGGGAGCCTCACCTTCACCGTCGATCCCGCCACCGGGGCGCTGTCCAACCTCGTGGCGACGGCCGACAGCGGGTTCACCGCCGGAACGCCGCAGCTGACGGACGAGGGAGTCCAGGTCAGCTTCACCAACGCGTCGGGAGCACCGACGGTGCTCCAGGCCGAGGTGGAGAGGGAGGACGGCACGGTCAAGGTGAAGCCCGAGGTCGACAACGACAACGACCACGACGGCGCCGTCACCCCCGCCAATGCCACCGGGAAGGACGCCGACGAGACGGCAACCGACGATGACTCCCAGGACGCCGCCGAGCAGGCCGCACCCGCCAGGGCGGACGAGGCCAACGAGAACGAGGCCAACGACAATGAGGCCAACGAGACCCAGGCCAACCAGAACCAGGCCGACGACGGGGGCCACGACGGGCAGCCGGCCCCTGCGCCGGCCATGACCACCGGGACGGGGTCACAGACGACGACGGTCAGCTCGTCCGACGGTGACGGTTCGGGAGGACGCGACGGCGGGTCGGCCACCAACGACGGGTCCGGTGACGGGCACGACGGCTCGGGCGGCCACGACGGCGGCAGCTCCGGTGATGGTGGGAGCGGGAGCTGACCCGGACCACCCCCTCGACAGAGGAGAGAGCGGCCGGCGCCAAATGGCGCCGGCCGTTCAGCCATGTAGCCGTCCTCGGCGCCGCGGCAATCGGAGCGGCGGCGTGTGGTTCCGGAAGTCCAGCGGCGGCGACGCACCCGGCCGCAGGTGGAGCGTCGCCGGAGACGGAGCTGCGCGCCGCGGCGCGTGCCATGCAGTCCGCGCCCAGCTACGTGTTCTCGGGAGACGTGGCGGTCGGAGCGAGCAGTGTCCGCATCAGCGGCCGGTTCCAGGCGCCGAACCGCATCGCCGAGACGATCCAGGTCCCGGGGCGCGCCACCGTCGACGCGGTGCTGGTCGGACCCACCACCTTCGTGCGCGATCCGGCGTCGGGAGCGTGGCAGCGGACGACGGGCACGGGGGCCGGCGCCGATCCGAGAGCCGCCTTCTCGGTCCTCCTGCAGGCGTCGGTGGTGAGCCGGTCGGGCGGCACCTACCAGCTCTCCGTCCCGGCCGGGGCGGCGGCACACCTGCTCGACGCGTCGGTGCCCACCGGCCCGGCCGCCGCATCCGCCCGGCTGAGCGGGACCGAGATCCTCCATCTGGAGGTGCGGTTCCCGAGCCGGAACCCACCGCTCACGATGGCGCTCGACTACAGCTCGATCGGCGTGGCGCCGCCGGTCACGGTGCCCCCTGTCACCTGAGGCGGTCAGCTCTCCCGGTACGCCGCCTCGAAGAAAGATGACAGGGCAAAGGCCGACAGGCCCGCGGCAACCAGCGCCAGCACGGGGCGGCCGGACCAGTGGCCGCGCAGCAGCCGTAGGGCCCCGTCGAGATCCTTGGCATCGTGAGCGCTGCCGGTCACGGCGGCCATGACGAAGCTGGCTCCCACGGCGGCGAAGACCAGACCCCGCACGACGTGGCCCGCCGTCTCGACCACCCGCACGACCGGCACGATCGGCTTGGGCAGGGCGTCGCGGTCCAGGTAGGTCTCGAAACGCTGGAGGACCGCCCACACCATCAGGCCCAGGCCCCCGCCGGCCGCGGCCAGGCCGGCGACGGCCAGGAGCACCCGCCCGCCGGGGTGGGCCAGGGCCGTGCGGGACAGCGACGAGGCGCCCTCCGACTGCGACCCCCCGCCGACGAGGAGAGCCACCGCCTGTCCCGTCAGACCGAGATACGCCACCCCGATCAAGGCCCACCCCGCTCTCTTGGCGGCATCGGCCGGAGCGGAAGCGTCCCGGTCCCCGGCGGCGGCCTGGAGGAAGCGCCAGGCGGCGTACGCCAACAGGCCCACGGCCAGGAGGCCGAGGAGCTCGACCCCTCCCGGCTGGCGCCGCAGCTCCTCCAGCGCGCCCTGGGTGTCGGCCGGCTTGCCCCGGGCCCCGGATGCGGCGATGTCAGCGGCGAGGTAGGCCAGCAGCAGATACACGGCGCCCCGCGCCGCGACGGTGGTCCGTGCCAGCCGGGCGACCAGCGGACGCGACTTGGCCCGGCGGGCCCGGCGCTGGGTGCGGCGGGCGGCGCCCGCCCCCCGGGCGGAGGCGGTACGGCCCGCCTTCCGGGCCTGGCGCTTCGCTGTGGTCGTCGCCGGCGTTGGTGCGTCCTCCTCGTCGACCCGACCATTCCCTGCGGCGACCCTGCCCATCCGGACCGCGTGCGTCGGGGCACCCGCGTCTGGCGGACGCGCGGGGACAGGTGTTTGACTGGCTTCGAGCAGGGGAGCCCGGCGGCACCGGGCTGAGAGGTCGGCTGGGTGGCCGACGACCCGTTGAACCTGATCCGGGTAATCCCGGCGGAGGGAGCGTGGAGGTGCCAGAGCGGAGGGGACCCGGCGGGCAACCGCCCGTGGCGCTAACCATCGCCGGCTCCGACTCGGGGGGCGGGGCCGGGCTCCAGGCGGACCTGAAGGCCTTTGCCGCCAACGGGGTGTTCGGGGCGTCGGTGGTCACGGCGGTGACGGCCCAGAACACCCGGAAGGTGGCGGCCGTCGTGGCCATGGAGCCGGATTTCGTCGAGGCCCAGCTCGACGCCGTGCTGTCGGATCTGCCGGTCGCGGCGGTGAAGACGGGCATGCTGGCCACGGCCGGCATCGTGCGGGCGGTCGGCCGGCGCGCCCGGGCCGGCGAGCTCCCCAATCTGGTGGTGGACCCGGTGATGGTGGCGTCCAGCGGGGACCGGCTCCTCGACGAGGACGCCGTGGACGCCTACCGGGAGGAGCTGTTCCCGGCGGCGTTGCTCATCACCCCCAACCTGCGGGAGGCCGGGCTCCTGGTGGGGCGTGCGCTGGCCGGGCCGGACGACATGGAGCGGGCCGCCCGGCAGCTGGGCGAGGCCGGTCCCGCCTACGTGCTGGTCAAGGGCGGCCATCTTTCGGGTGACGCCGTGGACGTGCTGTACGACGGCCGGACGTGCACGGAGTTGCGCGCCACGCGGGTGCAGACCGCCAACGTCCATGGGACCGGCTGCACCCTTGCCGCCACCGTGGCCGCCGGCCTGGCCCGGGGGCGCGACGTCCCCACCGCGGTGAGCGAGGCCAAGAGCTTCGTCACCGGGGCCATCCAGGGCTCGGCCGGGTGGCACCTGGGCGAGGGCCACGGTCCGTTGGACCATTTCGGCTGGGGCCCCCGCACCTCGTGAGCGCCGCCCCGGCCTCCGTGGTCGACGACGGGACCATCGGCATCGAACCGGCGCCGGCCGGGCTCCGCCGGCTGTCCGGCGTCGATCTCACCGTGCTGTGGGGGGACCTGGCCGTCGGCGTCCTCGTGCTGGCCGCCGGCGCCCTGCTGGTTGCTCCCGCCAGCGCCTCCGGACTGGGGATGGACCCGCGGCGGGCCCTCTGGGCCATCCTCATCGGATCGGCCGCCGGCTCGCTGCTCCTGGCGTCGGTCGGCGTCCTCGGCCACGACCGCGGCGTGCCCACCATGGCGCTGCTGCGCCCGGTCCTCGGGCGCTACGGGAGCTGGCTCGCATCCGGCGTGAACGTGGCCCAGCTCCTGGGCTGGACGGCCTTCGAGTTCTGGGCCATGGCGCAGTTCGCCAGCCGGGTGTCGCGCACGGTGTTCGGCTTCTCGGGCTTCTACCTGTGGCTGGCGGTGATGGCCGGGACCTGCACCGGCCTGGCGCTCCTCGGCCCGATCCGGTTCGTGCGGGTGTGGTTGAAGCGCGCCGGGGTCTGGATCGTCCTCGGGCTGTGCGGCTATCTGACCGTCTACCTCCTCGTGAAGCACCCGGTCGGCGGCCTGCTCTCCCGCCCCCGGAGGGGAGCGCCGCTGCTGGTGGGCGTCGACCTCGTCATCTCCCAGCCGGTGTCGTGGCTCCCCCTCGTGGCGGACTACACCCGCTTCTCGTCCGGCCGCCGCCAGGCGCTCGGGGGCACCTGGGCCGGATACGCCCTCGGCAACACCTGGTTCTACGGCCTCGGCGCCCTGCTGGTGTTGTCGGCCCGGCTGTCCGACGCCTCCCCCGCCGGCATCGCCGCATCGGTCCTCGGCCTCTCGGCCAGCGTCGCCACCGGGGTCGTGGTACTCGTCGCACTTCTGGGTGGGGAGACGCACGAGGCCTTCGCCGACATCTATTCCGCCGCCATGTCCGCCCGCAACATCGGCCCCCGCCTCAACCATCGCTGGAGCGTGCTGGTCGTGGCGGCCATCGGCACCACCGTGGCCGCCCTCGTGACCCTGGGGAGCTACGAGGCCTTCCTGTTCCTGTTGGGGTCGGTCTTCGTCCCCCTGTTCGCCGTCCTGCTGGCCGACTGGGCGCGCTCGGCACGGGACCGCACCGCGTCCGGACCGGAGGAGGAGACGAGGTGGCGCCCGACCATGCTGGGCGCCTGGCTGCTCGGGATCGCCTTCTACCACTGGCTGCTTCCGGCCGGCACCATGCC
This region includes:
- a CDS encoding LLM class flavin-dependent oxidoreductase, which codes for MRLGVVILPEQPWEQAAELWRAAEEMGFSHAWTYDHLAWAGLRDEPWFGAVPVLTAAATVTSRIRLGPLVASPNFRHPVSLAREVLAVDDISAGRLTLGIGAGGLGWDAAILGGPAWNLDERLSRFEEFVTLLDRVLVERETSFQGRYYRVEEARSYPGCRQRPRVPFALAGTGPRGMRTVARFGQAWVTTGPRGVDRPLGATAGARVVGEQLALLASACEEVGRPEGVPERVVLAGPGLDQGLASPQQLTDTLGTYAAVGVTDFVVHWPRSSEPYRGDRDHFERVISSVSSGS
- a CDS encoding sigma-70 family RNA polymerase sigma factor, giving the protein MTRPARERWQGDGPARPDIRPLVDAAREGDAAAWEELYVCLYPRLLGYARRELDHESARDAVSEAMVRAATALSRFSWRGAGFEAWVFRILRHVLVDVHRGSGRQRRLEARSHREVPGPEADDALIADEEARLVRSAFASLGPADQELLHLRVVAGLSAEEVGHILGKRPGAVRMAQSRSLERLRAALGEEGQWA
- the thiD gene encoding bifunctional hydroxymethylpyrimidine kinase/phosphomethylpyrimidine kinase codes for the protein MALTIAGSDSGGGAGLQADLKAFAANGVFGASVVTAVTAQNTRKVAAVVAMEPDFVEAQLDAVLSDLPVAAVKTGMLATAGIVRAVGRRARAGELPNLVVDPVMVASSGDRLLDEDAVDAYREELFPAALLITPNLREAGLLVGRALAGPDDMERAARQLGEAGPAYVLVKGGHLSGDAVDVLYDGRTCTELRATRVQTANVHGTGCTLAATVAAGLARGRDVPTAVSEAKSFVTGAIQGSAGWHLGEGHGPLDHFGWGPRTS
- a CDS encoding DUF1206 domain-containing protein, yielding MGRVAAGNGRVDEEDAPTPATTTAKRQARKAGRTASARGAGAARRTQRRARRAKSRPLVARLARTTVAARGAVYLLLAYLAADIAASGARGKPADTQGALEELRRQPGGVELLGLLAVGLLAYAAWRFLQAAAGDRDASAPADAAKRAGWALIGVAYLGLTGQAVALLVGGGSQSEGASSLSRTALAHPGGRVLLAVAGLAAAGGGLGLMVWAVLQRFETYLDRDALPKPIVPVVRVVETAGHVVRGLVFAAVGASFVMAAVTGSAHDAKDLDGALRLLRGHWSGRPVLALVAAGLSAFALSSFFEAAYRES
- a CDS encoding CoA-acylating methylmalonate-semialdehyde dehydrogenase — translated: MKTINHWIGGKEVPGGSGRSGPVYDPAAGVKAAEVRFASAREVGAAVATAAAAAVEWRAVPLTARAAAMFRLRELLDANRSELAALVTAEHGKVLSDAAGEVARGLENVEFACGIPHLLKGGHSSEVSTGVDVHTVLQPLGVVAGITPFNFPVMVPLWMAANAIACGNSFILKPSEKDPSASVRLAELVQEAGIPDGVFNVVQGDREAVEAILADPGIAAVSFVGSTPVARHIYETATRHGKRVQALGGAKNHMVVLPDADIDAAADAAVSAGYGSAGERCMAISAVVAVGAAADPLVEAIASRIPSVVVGPGTDPDSQMGPLISGEHRERVRSYVDGAESEGARIVVDGRQGRADGFFLGCSLLDEVRPGMKVYDDEVFGPVLGVVRVGTYDEAVSLVNSNPYGNGVALFTRDGGVARRFEVDVEVGMVGINVPIPVPVGFHSFGGWKASLFGDISMYGPEGVRFYTRPKVVTSRWPDPSTSAIDLGFPQTR